In Vidua macroura isolate BioBank_ID:100142 chromosome 7, ASM2450914v1, whole genome shotgun sequence, a single genomic region encodes these proteins:
- the DHRS9 gene encoding dehydrogenase/reductase SDR family member 9: MSPQNLSLSDSLHIAVLASILSLIIYWIIRDRYRVRNLNGEHVFITGCDTGLGNSLAKWLDKKGFCVIAACATEKGSQELQCCSSLSLKTVNLNLTDSNSIARAVVFVTEQTAGKGLFGLVSNAEGTAPVGPTDWLRIEDFHSVLDVSLLGLIEITLKLLPLLKKAEGRVVNLINAKGVMAFVGGGYSLSKWGMEAFSDTLRIEMRHFGVKVSIVEHGFFKAEDVNSDIIEKYLFKLWNRLTPEIRDSYGETYLVEYIKAQRSSVKRLCDYDISNVIKCMEHALIAKYPRTRYRAGWDAKFFWLFLSYAPSCLSDMLLRIMFPAPAETRRPVHGVLMNV, encoded by the exons ATGTCTCCCCAGAAT CTCTCACTTTCAGACTCACTGCACATAGCAGTTTTGGCTTCCATACTTTCTCTTATCATTTACTGGATCATCAGGGACAGATACAGAGTGAGAAACCTGAATGGAGAGCATGTCTTCATAACAGGCTGTGACACTGGACTTGGAAACTCACTGGCTAAATGGCTTGACAAAAAGGGATTTTGTGTCATTGCTGCATGTGCCACAGAAAAAGGAAGCCAAGAGCTACAGTGCTGCTCTTCACTCTCACTGAAGACAGTGAATCTGAATTTAACAGACTCCAACAGCAttgccagggctgtggtgtTTGTGACTGAACAGACAGCTGGCAAGG GGCTTTTTGGCTTGGTGAGCAATGCTGAAGGAACAGCACCTGTAGGACCCACCGACTGGCTAAGGATTGAAGACTTCCATTCAGTCCTGGATGTTAGTCTGCTGGGATTGATTGAAATCACACTCAAGCTTCTGCCACTCCTGAAAAAAGCTGAGGGAAGAGTTGTCAATCTAATTAACGCCAAAGGTGTTATGGCTTTTGTAGGGGGTGGCTACAGTCTGTCCAAATGGGGAATGGAAGCTTTCTCTGACACCTTAAG gatAGAAATGCGGCATTTTGGAGTGAAAGTAAGCATTGTTGAGCATGGTTTCTTTAAGGCAGAAGATGTCAATTCAGATATTATTGAGAAATACCTCTTCAAACTTTGGAACAGACTGACTCCTGAGATCAGGGACTCCTATGGAGAAACATACTTAGTTGAAT aTATAAAAGCCCAAAGATCATCAGTGAAAAGACTGTGTGACTATGATATTTCTAATGTCATAAAATGCATGGAACATGCCCTGATAGCAAAGTACCCCAGGACACGATACAGAGCTGGATGGGATGCAAAGTTCTTCTGGCTGTTTCTCTCCTATGCCCCAAGCTGTCTGTCTGATATGCTGTTGCGTATTAtgtttccagctccagcagagacCAGGAGACCAGTTCATGGAGTTCTAATGAATGTCTAG